TCTTAATTGTAATCTCAATTATACTTTCAATGCTTACGATAATTTCAACTTTCAATCTGGTTAACGCAAAAATTCGTGATAATCAAAAAGAAATAGGAATTTTGATGGGAATTGGATTTAACAATAAAGACATTATTTTCATATATCTATTTTCTATGCTATGTATGATTATGTTCTCGTTCTTAATGACTTTAGCTATCATTTATTTAGGTGTACACATCGCAAATTTATTACTGCAAACAAAACCGTTTGTCAATATTATTTTCTTTGATGTTGATTTATTAACTTACCTTACAATATTGCTGGCAGGATTGATAATAGCTATTTCAAGTTTAATACCACTCTTAACATTGTCAAATAAAAAACCAATTGATATTATAAAAAGCAAATAAACGGAGGTTGTTAAATGAAGCGCTTGATTACTTTATTAATATGTTTTACATTGTTTTGTTGTTTTACAGGGTGCCGTTTAGGCAAACAAAATAAAGATGTCGTTGATAAAAATTTCTATTGCAAAGTTATAGATGAAAATAATATTGCGATATGTAATTTAAAAACTTATCCAAAATCGGGAACAGTCTTTTTTCCGGAGAAAATTGAGAATTATACAGTGTCGGAACTTGGCTTTAATTCTGGATTGGGTTTTGGTGGAAATGGATATTTTCATATGTCTGACCAAAACGGGACAGTTATAAGGCGATGTTATTTCCCGCGCTCTATAAAGGAAATTGGTTCCGGTTATATGTATCTAACATCGGGAAATCTACAAATCTTTTATTGTGGTGAAATAGTTGACTTAAACAACTTTAATGCGGACGAAAAAGTGAAAATATATGTTCCAAGTGAAAAATATGCATTATTTAAAGAGGTATTATCGGAATATTTTGGAGGTAGTTTGTTAAAGGCTAATGTTTCCTATTGTTTGAATTACGATGGGAATAATTATTACTACATTGATTATTACGAAAGCGGCGAAAAAATTTTGTATATTCCCCCCGAACCGCAAAGAGATGGTTATTCGTTTGGTGGGTGGTTTAAAGAAACCAATTGTGTGAATCAATGGAATTTCAATGTCGATACATTGCAAATTACAAAAGAAGAACAGGAGGTAAAATTATATGCGAAATGGATAGCCAAATAATGCGTAAAGAATTAAGGAGGGGTATTTTCTTTTAATCCGTTCTTTATGAATAGGATTACCAGTTTTGTAATTAGAATCTATTATTAGAATCTATTATTAGAAAGAGGTGAAATGATGAAGCATTTGAAGTTTAAAATTTTTATAGTAATAATATTTTTGTTTGTTGCGGTAGCGGGATTTTACGGTAATAGTTTGGATGTGTTTGCGGCAGGAACCGCTGATAACTTACATTCACAGACTAAGATATATAACTCAAATAATGCGGATTATTTTGATGGTTGCGAAGATTATGCCGATTATGTAAATTCCGCTCCAACAATTACTGTTTTGACACACGGCTTAGGCTCAAAGGCATATTATTGGAGCAATGATTAAAGGCATATTATTGGAGCAATGATTATAGTATAAGTAATGGCAGAAAATTAGCATATAATTCAAATTCGCTCATTAATAAAATTTACGAGGATTTGGAGGGACAAATGACACTATACCTTGCAGAAGGTGTAGATAAAGGAAGTTCGGTCGATTTTGATTTTGAATTAAAGAAATATTCTTATGAAGATTACATAAATTCAAATGACGGAAAACCTACAAGCGTAATAGATGACGTATCAAAACACATTGTGATAGCTTTTAATAGCAGTGTGGCAGATAGTTCTAATTATACGGTTTATAATGAATTTCACACTATTTTAGACAATATTTCTGCACAATATAAAAATCTGACAGGTGTATTACCACGATTTAATTTAGTTGGCCACAGTAGAGGCGGTATCACAAATATTATGTATGCAGCTGAACATCCGTATAACGTAGCTTCGGTGTTCAGCTTAGGGACGCCCTATAGTGGTTCTGCTTTGGGCGAACTTGAAATTTTATTAGGAATGATGGGCTACACAGATGAAAATTATGTGGTGGACAATGAAGGTGTAGAAAGCATAATGAATGAAGAAGAGTTACAAAACATTCGTGACGCATGGAATAGTGCTTATACGGCCGATGTAAATATGAATGTTGTTGCATATGGCTCTATGACCTCGATTCATTTATTGGAAGCATTAATTGAGGATATGGATATAAATTATGAAAAATATGAGAGGGATTATGGAACATTTGTAAATGATTATTCTGATCTCATTAATTCAGTAATTAATGTTATTGAAGATTGTCCTGGTTTGA
This DNA window, taken from Firmicutes bacterium CAG:345, encodes the following:
- a CDS encoding multidomain protein with s-layer homology region ig motif i-set domain pkd domain (product inferred by homology to UniProt) translates to MKRLITLLICFTLFCCFTGCRLGKQNKDVVDKNFYCKVIDENNIAICNLKTYPKSGTVFFPEKIENYTVSELGFNSGLGFGGNGYFHMSDQNGTVIRRCYFPRSIKEIGSGYMYLTSGNLQIFYCGEIVDLNNFNADEKVKIYVPSEKYALFKEVLSEYFGGSLLKANVSYCLNYDGNNYYYIDYYESGEKILYIPPEPQRDGYSFGGWFKETNCVNQWNFNVDTLQITKEEQEVKLYAKWIAK
- a CDS encoding unknown (no significant homology to UniProt), with translation MKHLKFKIFIVIIFLFVAVAGFYGNSLDVFAAGTADNLHSQTKIYNSNNADYFDGCEDYADYVNSAPTITVLTHGLGSKAYYWSND